The following coding sequences are from one Syngnathus acus chromosome 14, fSynAcu1.2, whole genome shotgun sequence window:
- the LOC119133541 gene encoding histone deacetylase complex subunit SAP30L, whose translation MNGFSTEEDSHDGPPAPPLYGQSCCLIEDGERCGRSAGNASFSKRIQKSISQKKLKLDIDKSVRHLYICDFHKNFIQSVRNKRKRKTSDDGGESPDHDVEVPEVDLFQLQVNTLRRYKRHYKLQTRPGLNKAQLAETVSRHFRNIPVNEKETLTYFIYMVKSSKSRLDQKGDGGVGGSKALD comes from the exons ATGAATGGCTTCAGTACCGAGGAGGACAGCCACGACGGGCCGCCCGCGCCGCCCCTTTACGGCCAGAGCTGCTGCTTGATCGAGGACGGCGAGCGCTGCGGCCGCTCCGCCGGCAACGCCTCCTTCAGCAAGCGGATCCAGAAGAGCATTTCGCAGAAGAAACTCAAGCTGGACATCGACAAGAGC GTGCGCCACTTGTACATCTGCGACTTCCACAAGAATTTCATCCAGAGCGTGCGCaacaagaggaagaggaagacgagcgacgacggcggcgagTCCCCGGACCATGACGTGGAGGTGCCAGAG GTGGACCTGTTCCAGCTGCAGGTGAACACGCTGCGGCGCTACAAGCGACACTACAAGCTGCAGACCAGGCCCGGCCTCAACAAGGCCCAGCTAGCCGAG ACGGTGAGCCGTCACTTCAGGAACATTCCGGTGAACGAGAAGGAAACGCTGACCTACTTTATTTACATGGTGAAGAGCAGCAAGAGCCGCTTGGACCAGAAGGGCGACGGCGGCGTCGGCGGCAGCAAAGCGctcgactaa